In one Cloacibacillus porcorum genomic region, the following are encoded:
- a CDS encoding HAL/PAL/TAL family ammonia-lyase — protein MNKEAYDIKEVVLDKEIRLEDLIAVARFGAKISFSENYRERVDRCRALVDRFVREKRRMYGITTGLGENVKRAIPEDSAIRYQKNTMLTHCTSVGEPMEEETVRAMLFMMLANVGSGVSGARFEALELIAELLNRRVTPWVPLHGSVGYLDAEAHAALVFTGEGRAYYRGELLDGGEALRRAGITPFTPSYKEGLCFVNGGTSATAMGAIAAYDARNLVACADVIASCTLEALSANLKAFDERVMAVKPHKEQAATAEHVRKILADSAFLKEAGGKNLQDALSLRCVPQAHGAARKTVDDAVAAIEIEINSCDDNPIIHPSGEALSACNCDAGFVGIESDSICIAMGYLAKISERRTDRMVNEHVSGLPPFLVANPGENSGYMIVQYSSAGLLGEIRLLSHPASVDSVPTCAFQEDYVSMGYNAAMKACKVVRLAEYVLGNELLTAVQAADLRAQKELPLSEATAAVGAAVRERAPFMENDHYISPDMEWARELVHSGRVREIAESRIGKMY, from the coding sequence AGAAATAAGGCTTGAAGATCTCATCGCTGTGGCAAGATTCGGCGCGAAGATCTCCTTCAGTGAAAATTACCGGGAGCGTGTCGACAGATGCCGCGCTCTTGTGGACCGTTTCGTCCGTGAGAAGCGGCGCATGTATGGCATCACGACGGGGCTGGGGGAGAACGTGAAGCGGGCGATCCCCGAAGATTCGGCGATCCGCTATCAGAAAAATACGATGCTGACCCACTGTACCTCCGTCGGTGAACCGATGGAGGAGGAGACCGTGCGCGCGATGCTCTTCATGATGCTCGCCAACGTGGGCAGCGGCGTCTCCGGCGCGCGGTTCGAGGCATTGGAGCTGATCGCGGAGCTGCTCAACAGGAGAGTCACCCCGTGGGTGCCGCTGCACGGCTCCGTCGGTTACCTTGACGCGGAGGCGCACGCGGCGCTCGTCTTTACCGGCGAGGGGCGGGCCTACTACCGCGGCGAGCTGCTCGACGGCGGCGAGGCGCTGCGGCGTGCCGGGATAACCCCCTTCACGCCGAGCTACAAAGAGGGACTCTGCTTTGTCAACGGTGGTACTTCAGCTACCGCCATGGGGGCCATCGCGGCCTATGACGCGAGAAACCTCGTGGCGTGCGCCGACGTCATCGCCTCGTGCACGCTTGAGGCCTTGTCCGCGAACCTCAAAGCCTTCGACGAACGGGTGATGGCGGTGAAGCCCCACAAGGAGCAGGCCGCCACGGCGGAGCATGTGAGAAAAATATTGGCGGACAGCGCCTTTTTGAAAGAGGCCGGCGGTAAAAACCTCCAGGACGCGCTCTCACTGCGCTGCGTGCCTCAGGCGCACGGAGCGGCGAGAAAGACCGTAGACGACGCCGTCGCAGCGATTGAGATTGAGATTAACTCCTGCGACGACAACCCCATCATCCATCCGAGCGGCGAGGCGCTGAGCGCCTGTAACTGTGATGCCGGTTTCGTAGGCATCGAAAGCGACTCCATCTGCATCGCGATGGGCTACCTTGCGAAAATCTCCGAACGGCGCACCGACCGCATGGTCAACGAGCATGTGAGCGGCCTGCCGCCGTTCCTCGTGGCAAACCCCGGAGAGAACAGCGGCTATATGATCGTACAATATTCCTCCGCGGGGCTGCTGGGTGAGATCCGCCTGCTTTCACATCCGGCCTCCGTAGACTCCGTCCCCACCTGCGCCTTCCAGGAGGACTACGTGAGCATGGGATACAACGCCGCGATGAAGGCCTGCAAAGTCGTGAGGCTCGCGGAATACGTCCTCGGCAATGAGCTGCTCACCGCCGTACAGGCCGCCGACCTGCGCGCGCAAAAGGAGCTGCCGCTCTCCGAGGCGACCGCCGCCGTCGGCGCGGCGGTACGCGAGAGGGCGCCCTTCATGGAAAACGATCACTATATATCGCCCGATATGGAGTGGGCGCGCGAACTGGTGCACTCCGGCAGGGTACGTGAGATCGCTGAGAGCCGCATCGGAAAGATGTATTAA